Proteins encoded by one window of Lycium barbarum isolate Lr01 chromosome 11, ASM1917538v2, whole genome shotgun sequence:
- the LOC132619381 gene encoding uncharacterized protein LOC132619381, whose amino-acid sequence IIFSSWVRHQREIKLEGAVKVQLSSSRSGWQSLLLDNTRIRIKKGDGKVQAHVSNGKGLTGASFRLDYPSVGATETLMMAACMAEGKTVISNAAQEPEIIDLAGFLTNCGAIVEGAGTDTLYINGKRRLYGSEYSIMYDRIEAGTYMLAAAITQSCISMSPVSPSNLTCLVDKLSGAGCKILQLSDGTLEGFSIKTNPFPGFPTDLQPLTMALLSTCKSVSIIEESVFENRMSHVTELQKFGAKIQRCGSTAMVYVKGNASPFRGSQVIAADLRGGMSLVLAGLAAEGITEISGISHVDRGYESLEMKLQGLGANVIRMTS is encoded by the exons ATCATCTTCTCATCGTGGGTTAGacaccaaagggaaatcaaatTGGAGGGCGCTGTGAAGGTCCAGTTATCATCCAGTAGAAGCGGGTGGCAGAGCCTGCTGCTAGACAACACAAGGATAAGAATAAAGAAAGG AGATGGAAAAGTGCAAGCACATGTATCAAATGGTAAAGGTTTGACTGGTGCAAGCTTCCGACTTGACTACCCCAGTGTAGGAGCTACAGAAACTCTTATGATGGCGGCGTGTATGGCTGAGGGAAAGACTGTGATCTCAAATGCAGCTCAA GAACCAGAGATCATTGACCTTGCTGGATTCCTAACAAATTGTGGGGCAATTGTGGAAGGAGCAGGAACAGACACACTTTATATTAATGGAAAGAGAAGGTTGTATGGTTCTGAGTATAGCATAATGTATGACAGGATTGAAGCTGGCACCTATATGTTGGCTGCTGCAATAACTCAATCGTGTATCTCAATGTCACCTGTGTCCCCCAGCAATTTAACTTGTTTGGTAGACAAGCTTTCAGGTGCTGGTTGCAAAATATTACAGCTCAGTGATGGCACTCTGGAG GGGTTCAGTATCAAAACGAATCCATTTCCTGGATTTCCGACAGATCTCCAGCCTCTGACAATGGCATTGCTATCAACATGCAAGAGTGTAAGCATCATTGAGGAATCTGTCTTTGAAAATCGTATGAGCCATG TAACAGAGCTGCAGAAATTTGGAGCTAAAATTCAGCGCTGTGGGAGCACAGCAATGGTTTATGTGAAGGGAAATGCAAG TCCATTCCGTGGCTCTCAAGTTATTGCAGCTGATTTGCGTGGGGGGATGTCATTGGTTTTGGCGGGTCTGGCTGCTGAAGGAATTACTGAAATCAGTGGAATATCCCATGTCGATAGGGGTTATGAAAGTTTAGAGATGAAACTTCAGGGTCTAGGCGCCAACGTCATAAGAATGACTTCCTGA
- the LOC132620405 gene encoding protein PELPK1-like: MAASNSCSILLLITALLSFSSITTSHVARSLLQLPNLPTIPSLPQPTVPQLPAIPNLPAAATLPPLPSAASLPTLPTTNSPLPSLPTLPSVFPKMTLPPMPANIPLPNMPSLPNIPTIPTIPTLSPPPSN; encoded by the coding sequence ATGGCTGCTTCTAACAGTTGCTCAATTCTCTTGTTGATCACAGCATTATTGTCCTTTTCAAGCATCACCACAAGTCATGTTGCTCGCAGCTTACTGCAACTTCCCAACTTGCCTACAATCCCGTCATTGCCTCAACCAACGGTGCCACAATTGCCCGCTATTCCCAACTTGCCAGCAGCAGCCACATTACCACCATTGCCAAGTGCTGCGTCTTTGCCAACACTTCCAACAACTAATTCACCATTGCCTTCTCTGCCTACATTGCCCTCTGTCTTCCCGAAAATGACTCTGCCTCCAATGCCAGCCAATATTCCTCTGCCCAACATGCCATCACTTCCAAACATTCCCACAATTCCAACCATTCCTACCCTTTCACCACCTCCATCCAACTAA
- the LOC132617241 gene encoding dol-P-Man:Man(6)GlcNAc(2)-PP-Dol alpha-1,2-mannosyltransferase, which yields MATRQRRPLPSDPSSSTPSTAYTKVDKPDRSYGENEEVDKGLGWLLPLICLGMLRHMSATSNIIHDCDEVFNYWEPLHYLLYKSGFQTWEYSSQFALRSYLYILLHKLVGWPASWWFGEEKVRVFYAVRIVLAVLSVISDAALVVALSRKYGKRLASYTLAMLCLASGCFFASTSFLPSSFSMYAMSLSSALFLFNKPGMAVSVAATGVILGWPFSILAFLPLTIYSLVKSFKSVFFTGVVTSIVLMVLSVLVDYDYYKRWTSSVMNLLVYNVLGGGESHLYGTEGASFYLRNGFNNFNFCFVLALLFLAILPIAKKKYAPELFVVVSPVYLWIAFMSLQPHKEERFLYPIYPLICVAAAAVIESFPDLFKDKYNPNGPSTLVMIAKFLRPLVLGLILCASHARTFSLINGYSAPIEIYKHLDYHDDAGTGSVLCVGSEWHRFPSSFFIPDYVGQVRWLDDGFTGLLPIPFNSSLGGTSAAPSYFNNKNKASEGQYLRDPEQCTFLIELQLQRPYPTRGSDLSKWEIVAALPYLDRELSPPMYRSFFIPYQWQQKNVFGQYRLLRRIQK from the exons ATGGCGACGAGGCAGAGACGACCTTTACCGTCGGATCCTTCATCATCAACGCCATCAACGGCGTATACAAAGGTGGATAAACCTGATAGATCGTACGGTGAAAATGAGGAAGTTGATAAAGGTCTAGGTTGGCTTTTACCGTTGATTTGCTTAGGGATGTTGAGACACATGAGCGCTACGTCTAATATTATTCACGATTGTGATGAGGTTTTTAATTATTGGGAGCCTCTTCATTACTTGCTTTATAAGTCTGGTTTCCAAACTTGGGAGTACAG TTCGCAGTTTGCCTTGCGGTCGTATCTGTATATCCTGCTTCACAAACTAGTGGGTTGGCCTGCTTCTTGGTGGTTTGGGGAGGAAAAG GTGAGAGTCTTTTATGCTGTGAGAATTGTTCTTGCGGTGCTGTCTGTCATCAGTGATGCTGCTCTAGTTGTAGCCCTTTCCCGGAAGTATGGAAAGCGTCTTGCATCATATACACTCGCAATGCTATGCTTAGCAAGTGGTTGTTTCTTTGCTAGCACGA GTTTCCTTCCAAGTTCATTCTCAATGTATGCCATGTCTCTTTCTTCAGCACTATTTCTCTTTAATAAGCCTGGCATGGCAGTTTCTGTTGCTGCCACTGGAGTGATTCTGGGCTGGCCGTTTTCGATCCTAGCTTTTCTTCCACTGACAATTTACTCACTGGTTAAGAGCTTCAAATCTGTGTTTTTTACAGGTGTGGTCACTTCTATCGTCCTTATG GTACTCTCAGTTCTTGTTGACTACGACTACTATAAGAGGTGGACATCCTCTGTTATGAACTTGCTGGTGTACAATGTTTTAGGGGGTGGTGAAAGTCATCTCTATGGTACTGAAGGGGCATCTTTCTATTTGAGGAATGGCTTTAACAATTTCAACTTTTGTTTTGTGCTTGCTCTACTGTTCTTAGCAATACTACCCATTGCTAAGAAGAAGTATGCTCCTGAGTTGTTCGTTGTTGTTTCACCTGTCTATCTCTGGATTGCCTTTATGTCCTTACAGCCACACAAAGAAGAAAG ATTTCTGTACCCAATATATCCACTTATctgtgttgctgctgctgctgtgaTTGAGAGCTTTCCTGATTTGTTCAAGGACAAGTATAATCCCAATGGTCCATCCACTCTAGTTATG ATAGCAAAATTTCTCAGACCTCTAGTTCTGGGTTTGATTCTTTGTGCCTCCCACGCTCGGACATTTTCACTTATTAATGGCTATTCAGCTCCTATTGAGATTTACAAGCATTTGGACTACCATGATGACGCTGGAACAG GTTCTGTCCTTTGTGTTGGAAGTGAGTGGCACCGATTCCCTTCTTCGTTCTTCATTCCTGATTATGTGGGCCAAGTTCGATGGTTGGATGATGGATTCACAGGCCTTCTTCCTATTCCATTCAATTCTAGCTTGGGTGGGACCTCAGCAGCACCATCTTACTTCAATAATAAGAACAAGGCGTCAGAGGGGCAATAT CTTAGAGATCCTGAGCAATGCACTTTCCTGATAGAGCTGCAACTTCAACGCCCTTATCCTACGCGAGGAAGTGACTTGTCTAAATGGGAG ATAGTTGCAGCACTTCCGTATCTAGATAGGGAACTGTCTCCTCCAATGTATCGATCATTCTTTATTCCATATCAATGGCAGCAGAAGAATGTCTTTGGCCAGTACAGATTACTTAGGAGAATACAGAAGTGA
- the LOC132616931 gene encoding phosphoenolpyruvate carboxylase-like isoform X1: MANRNLEKLASIDAQLRLLVPAKVSEDDKLVEYDALLLDRFLDILQDLHGEGITKTVQECYELSAEYENTRNKKKLEELGSVLTSLDPGDSIVVAKSISHMLNLANLAEEVQIAYRRRQKSKKGDFLDENNAMTESDIEETLKRLVVDLKKSPQEVFDALKNQTVDLVFTAHPTQSIRRSLLQKHARIRNCLAQLYAKDITPDDKEELDEALQREIQAAFRTDEIRRTPPTPQDEMRAGMSYFHETIWNGVPKFLRRVDTALKNIGINERVPYNAPLIQFSSWMGGDRDGNPRVTPEVTRDVCLLARMMAANLYYSQIDDLMFELSMWRCNEELRVRADELRSSLKRDEKHYIEFWKQVPPSEPYRVIIGDVRDKLYHTRERTRQLLSNGFSDIPEEASYTNIEQFLEPLELCYRSLCACGDRPIADGSLLDFLRQVSTFGLSLIRLDIRQESDRHTDVLDAITQHLEIGSYRKWSEERRQEWLLSELSGKRPLFGPDLPKTEEIADVLDTFHVISELPSDCFGAYIISMATAPSDVLAVELLQRECHVKQPLRVVPLFEKLDDLEAAPAAVARLFSIEWYKNRINGKQEVMIGYSDSGKDAGRLSAAWQLYKAQEELIKVAKQYGVKLTMFHGRGGTVGRGGGPCHLAILSQPPDTIQGSLRVTVQGEVIEQSFGEEHLCFRTLQRFTSATLEHGMNPPLSPKPEWRALLDEIAVVATEKYRSIVFKEPRFVEYFRLATPELEYGRMNIGSRPSKRKPSGGIESLRAIPWIFAWTQTRFHLPVWLGFGAAFKYALNKDIKSLHMLQDMYNKWPFFRVTADLVEMVFAKGDPGIAALYDKLLVSEDLWSFGELLRSNYEETKSLLLQIAGHKDLLEGDPYLKQRLRLRDSYITTLNVCQAYTLKRIRDPNYHVTLRPHITKEYMESKPAAELVKLNPRSDYAPGLEDTLILTMKGIAAGMQNTG, encoded by the exons ATGGCTAATagaaatttggaaaaattggcatctATTGATGCCCAGTTAAGGCTTTTAGTACCTGCTAAAGTATCTGAAGATGACAAGCTTGTTGAATATGATGCTTTGCTTTTGGATCGGTTCCTTGACATTCTTCAGGATTTGCATGGCGAGGGTATCACAAAAACT GTCCAAGAGTGTTATGAGCTTTCTGCTGAGTACGAAAACACGCGTAATAAGAAGAAGCTGGAGGAGCTTGGCAGTGTTTTGACAAGTTTGGATCCAGGGGATTCAATTGTTGTTGCTAAATCTATCTCTCACAtgcttaacttagccaacttggCTGAGGAGGTTCAGATTGCCTATCGTCGGAGGCAAAAGTCGAAAAAGGGCGACTTTTTAGATGAGAACAACGCGATGACTGAATCGGACATTGAAGAAACTCTCAAGAGACTTGTAGTGGACTTGAAAAAGTCTCCTCAAGAAGTTTTTGATGCCCTGAAGAATCAGACAGTGGATTTGGTCTTTACTGCTCATCCGACTCAATCTATACGGAGATCTTTGCTTCAGAAGCATGCTAG GATCCGGAATTGCTTGGCGCAGTTGTATGCTAAAGACATTACACCTGATGACAAAGAGGAGCTTGATGAAGCTTTACAAAGGGAG ATTCAAGCTGCTTTCCGCACGGATGAAATCAGGAGGACTCCTCCAACACCACAAGATGAAATGAGAGCTGGAATGAGCTACTTCCATGAAACAATTTGGAATGGTGTTCCTAAGTTTCTGCGCCGTGTAGACACAGCTCTTAAAAACATTGGGATTAATGAACGCGTTCCTTATAATGCTCCTCTTATTCAGTTCTCGTCTTGGATGGGTGGCGACCGTGATG GTAATCCAAGAGTGACTCCTGAAGTCACTAGAGATGTTTGCTTACTGGCCCGAATGATGGCAGCTAATTTGTACTATTCTCAGATAGATGATCTAATGTTTGAG TTATCTATGTGGCGTTGCAATGAAGAACTTCGCGTTCGAGCAGATGAACTCCGCAGTTCATTAAAGAGAGACGAAAAACACTACATAG AATTCTGGAAACAAGTACCACCAAGTGAACCGTATCGTGTAATTATTGGTGATGTGAGAGATAAGCTTTATCATACACGTGAGCGTACTCGCCAACTGTTATCCAATGGGTTCTCTGATATTCCTGAGGAGGCATCATATACTAATATTGAGCAG TTCTTGGAACCTCTTGAGCTCTGCTACAGATCTCTTTGTGCTTGCGGGGACCGCCCAATTGCTGATGGAAGCCTTCTGGATTTTCTAAGACAAGTTTCCACCTTTGGACTCTCACTTATAAGACTTGACATAAGACAAGAGTCGGATCGCCACACTGATGTCCTTGATGCCATCACCCAGCACTTGGAAATCGGGTCATATCGAAAGTGGTCTGAGGAACGTAGACAGGAGTGGCTTCTGTCTGAACTCAGTGGCAAGCGACCTCTATTTGGACCCGATCTTCCTAAAACTGAAGAAATTGCTGATGTTTTGGACACATTCCATGTCATATCAGAACTTCCATCAGACTGCTTCGGTGCATACATTATCTCAATGGCCACTGCACCGTCTGATGTGCTTGCTGTTGAGCTTCTACAGCGTGAATGCCACGTGAAGCAACCTTTACGAGTAGTTCCACTTTTTGAGAAATTGGATGATCTGGAGGCTGCTCCTGCTGCTGTTGCACGTCTCTTTTCTATTGAGTGGTACAAAAACCGTATTAATGGGAAGCAAGAGGTCATGATTGGCTACTCAGACTCTGGCAAGGATGCTGGTCGGTTGTCGGCAGCATGGCAGCTGTATAAGGCTCAAGAGGAGCTTATAAAAGTTGCTAAACAATACGGCGTGAAGCTAACTATGTTCCATGGTAGAGGTGGTACAGTTGGAAGAGGGGGTGGGCCCTGCCATCTTGCTATATTATCTCAACCACCTGATACAATTCAAGGATCTCTCCGTGTAACAGTTCAAGGTGAGGTTATTGAGCAATCGTTTGGGGAGGAACACTTGTGTTTTAGGACACTCCAACGTTTCACTTCCGCCACCCTAGAACACGGGATGAATCCACCTCTCTCTCCAAAACCAGAATGGCGTGCACTTCTGGATGAAATTGCTGTTGTTGCTACAGAGAAGTATAGGTCAATAGTATTCAAGGAACCCCGATTCGTCGAGTACTTCCGCCTG GCAACGCCTGAGCTGGAGTATGGTCGAATGAACATTGGCAGCCGTCCATCAAAGCGTAAACCAAGTGGAGGCATAGAATCACTTAGAGCTATTCCATGGATCTTTGCATGGACCCAGACTAGGTTTCATCTACCAGTCTGGCTTGGCTTTGGGGCAGCatttaagtatgcacttaacaagGATATAAAAAGCCTCCATATGCTGCAGGATATGTACAACAAATGGCCATTTTTTAGAGTCACTGCTGATTTGGTTGAGATGGTGTTTGCCAAGGGAGACCCCGGCATTGCTGCTTTGTACGACAAGCTTCTGGTTTCTGAAGATTTGTGGTCCTTCGGTGAGCTTTTGAGGTCCAATTATGAGGAGACAAAGAGCCTCCTGCTTCag ATTGCTGGGCACAAGGATCTTCTGGAGGGAGACCCCTACTTAAAACAACGACTCAGGTTGCGTGATTCCTATATCACTACCTTAAATGTGTGCCAAGCTTACACACTAAAGCGAATTCGTGATCCAAACTACCACGTTACTCTGAGGCCCCACATTACCAAGGAATACATGGAATCGAAGCCTGCTGCTGAACTTGTGAAACTGAACCCGAGAAGTGATTATGCCCCCGGTTTGGAAGACACGCTCATCTTGACCATGAAGGGTATTGCTGCTGGAATGCAGAATACTGGTTAA
- the LOC132616931 gene encoding phosphoenolpyruvate carboxylase-like isoform X2, translating into MSVQECYELSAEYENTRNKKKLEELGSVLTSLDPGDSIVVAKSISHMLNLANLAEEVQIAYRRRQKSKKGDFLDENNAMTESDIEETLKRLVVDLKKSPQEVFDALKNQTVDLVFTAHPTQSIRRSLLQKHARIRNCLAQLYAKDITPDDKEELDEALQREIQAAFRTDEIRRTPPTPQDEMRAGMSYFHETIWNGVPKFLRRVDTALKNIGINERVPYNAPLIQFSSWMGGDRDGNPRVTPEVTRDVCLLARMMAANLYYSQIDDLMFELSMWRCNEELRVRADELRSSLKRDEKHYIEFWKQVPPSEPYRVIIGDVRDKLYHTRERTRQLLSNGFSDIPEEASYTNIEQFLEPLELCYRSLCACGDRPIADGSLLDFLRQVSTFGLSLIRLDIRQESDRHTDVLDAITQHLEIGSYRKWSEERRQEWLLSELSGKRPLFGPDLPKTEEIADVLDTFHVISELPSDCFGAYIISMATAPSDVLAVELLQRECHVKQPLRVVPLFEKLDDLEAAPAAVARLFSIEWYKNRINGKQEVMIGYSDSGKDAGRLSAAWQLYKAQEELIKVAKQYGVKLTMFHGRGGTVGRGGGPCHLAILSQPPDTIQGSLRVTVQGEVIEQSFGEEHLCFRTLQRFTSATLEHGMNPPLSPKPEWRALLDEIAVVATEKYRSIVFKEPRFVEYFRLATPELEYGRMNIGSRPSKRKPSGGIESLRAIPWIFAWTQTRFHLPVWLGFGAAFKYALNKDIKSLHMLQDMYNKWPFFRVTADLVEMVFAKGDPGIAALYDKLLVSEDLWSFGELLRSNYEETKSLLLQIAGHKDLLEGDPYLKQRLRLRDSYITTLNVCQAYTLKRIRDPNYHVTLRPHITKEYMESKPAAELVKLNPRSDYAPGLEDTLILTMKGIAAGMQNTG; encoded by the exons ATGAGC GTCCAAGAGTGTTATGAGCTTTCTGCTGAGTACGAAAACACGCGTAATAAGAAGAAGCTGGAGGAGCTTGGCAGTGTTTTGACAAGTTTGGATCCAGGGGATTCAATTGTTGTTGCTAAATCTATCTCTCACAtgcttaacttagccaacttggCTGAGGAGGTTCAGATTGCCTATCGTCGGAGGCAAAAGTCGAAAAAGGGCGACTTTTTAGATGAGAACAACGCGATGACTGAATCGGACATTGAAGAAACTCTCAAGAGACTTGTAGTGGACTTGAAAAAGTCTCCTCAAGAAGTTTTTGATGCCCTGAAGAATCAGACAGTGGATTTGGTCTTTACTGCTCATCCGACTCAATCTATACGGAGATCTTTGCTTCAGAAGCATGCTAG GATCCGGAATTGCTTGGCGCAGTTGTATGCTAAAGACATTACACCTGATGACAAAGAGGAGCTTGATGAAGCTTTACAAAGGGAG ATTCAAGCTGCTTTCCGCACGGATGAAATCAGGAGGACTCCTCCAACACCACAAGATGAAATGAGAGCTGGAATGAGCTACTTCCATGAAACAATTTGGAATGGTGTTCCTAAGTTTCTGCGCCGTGTAGACACAGCTCTTAAAAACATTGGGATTAATGAACGCGTTCCTTATAATGCTCCTCTTATTCAGTTCTCGTCTTGGATGGGTGGCGACCGTGATG GTAATCCAAGAGTGACTCCTGAAGTCACTAGAGATGTTTGCTTACTGGCCCGAATGATGGCAGCTAATTTGTACTATTCTCAGATAGATGATCTAATGTTTGAG TTATCTATGTGGCGTTGCAATGAAGAACTTCGCGTTCGAGCAGATGAACTCCGCAGTTCATTAAAGAGAGACGAAAAACACTACATAG AATTCTGGAAACAAGTACCACCAAGTGAACCGTATCGTGTAATTATTGGTGATGTGAGAGATAAGCTTTATCATACACGTGAGCGTACTCGCCAACTGTTATCCAATGGGTTCTCTGATATTCCTGAGGAGGCATCATATACTAATATTGAGCAG TTCTTGGAACCTCTTGAGCTCTGCTACAGATCTCTTTGTGCTTGCGGGGACCGCCCAATTGCTGATGGAAGCCTTCTGGATTTTCTAAGACAAGTTTCCACCTTTGGACTCTCACTTATAAGACTTGACATAAGACAAGAGTCGGATCGCCACACTGATGTCCTTGATGCCATCACCCAGCACTTGGAAATCGGGTCATATCGAAAGTGGTCTGAGGAACGTAGACAGGAGTGGCTTCTGTCTGAACTCAGTGGCAAGCGACCTCTATTTGGACCCGATCTTCCTAAAACTGAAGAAATTGCTGATGTTTTGGACACATTCCATGTCATATCAGAACTTCCATCAGACTGCTTCGGTGCATACATTATCTCAATGGCCACTGCACCGTCTGATGTGCTTGCTGTTGAGCTTCTACAGCGTGAATGCCACGTGAAGCAACCTTTACGAGTAGTTCCACTTTTTGAGAAATTGGATGATCTGGAGGCTGCTCCTGCTGCTGTTGCACGTCTCTTTTCTATTGAGTGGTACAAAAACCGTATTAATGGGAAGCAAGAGGTCATGATTGGCTACTCAGACTCTGGCAAGGATGCTGGTCGGTTGTCGGCAGCATGGCAGCTGTATAAGGCTCAAGAGGAGCTTATAAAAGTTGCTAAACAATACGGCGTGAAGCTAACTATGTTCCATGGTAGAGGTGGTACAGTTGGAAGAGGGGGTGGGCCCTGCCATCTTGCTATATTATCTCAACCACCTGATACAATTCAAGGATCTCTCCGTGTAACAGTTCAAGGTGAGGTTATTGAGCAATCGTTTGGGGAGGAACACTTGTGTTTTAGGACACTCCAACGTTTCACTTCCGCCACCCTAGAACACGGGATGAATCCACCTCTCTCTCCAAAACCAGAATGGCGTGCACTTCTGGATGAAATTGCTGTTGTTGCTACAGAGAAGTATAGGTCAATAGTATTCAAGGAACCCCGATTCGTCGAGTACTTCCGCCTG GCAACGCCTGAGCTGGAGTATGGTCGAATGAACATTGGCAGCCGTCCATCAAAGCGTAAACCAAGTGGAGGCATAGAATCACTTAGAGCTATTCCATGGATCTTTGCATGGACCCAGACTAGGTTTCATCTACCAGTCTGGCTTGGCTTTGGGGCAGCatttaagtatgcacttaacaagGATATAAAAAGCCTCCATATGCTGCAGGATATGTACAACAAATGGCCATTTTTTAGAGTCACTGCTGATTTGGTTGAGATGGTGTTTGCCAAGGGAGACCCCGGCATTGCTGCTTTGTACGACAAGCTTCTGGTTTCTGAAGATTTGTGGTCCTTCGGTGAGCTTTTGAGGTCCAATTATGAGGAGACAAAGAGCCTCCTGCTTCag ATTGCTGGGCACAAGGATCTTCTGGAGGGAGACCCCTACTTAAAACAACGACTCAGGTTGCGTGATTCCTATATCACTACCTTAAATGTGTGCCAAGCTTACACACTAAAGCGAATTCGTGATCCAAACTACCACGTTACTCTGAGGCCCCACATTACCAAGGAATACATGGAATCGAAGCCTGCTGCTGAACTTGTGAAACTGAACCCGAGAAGTGATTATGCCCCCGGTTTGGAAGACACGCTCATCTTGACCATGAAGGGTATTGCTGCTGGAATGCAGAATACTGGTTAA